A stretch of the Roseisolibacter agri genome encodes the following:
- a CDS encoding ATP-binding protein, with protein sequence MVEGTRRRGGGVYGCARGTKATRARRVEGTPWSARQESGRAIRRRPAAQAPPAGRRAPTCRSARVRLTVADTGRGTAPDQMERGFEPFVPVDARLTRTNEGTGLGLAISRDPARAMGGDLSATSATSAPGKHSPFSLPSRWSPPQSRGGVRSASGSAPRRNGRRWCRAASCLDAHP encoded by the coding sequence ATGGTGGAAGGCACGAGGCGGCGGGGCGGTGGCGTGTACGGCTGCGCGCGTGGAACGAAGGCGACGCGAGCGCGACGTGTCGAGGGGACGCCGTGGTCCGCGCGTCAGGAGAGTGGCCGCGCGATCCGCCGCAGGCCAGCTGCGCAGGCGCCTCCGGCCGGGCGACGCGCGCCGACGTGCAGGTCAGCGCGCGTGCGGCTGACGGTCGCGGACACGGGCCGGGGCACCGCCCCCGACCAGATGGAGCGCGGCTTCGAGCCGTTCGTGCCAGTCGACGCGAGGCTCACGCGGACGAACGAGGGCACGGGGCTCGGTCTGGCGATCAGCCGCGACCCGGCGCGCGCCATGGGCGGTGATCTCAGCGCGACCAGCGCGACCAGCGCGCCCGGGAAGCACTCGCCCTTCTCGCTACCCTCCCGGTGGTCGCCGCCTCAGAGTAGGGGAGGTGTGCGCAGCGCGAGCGGGTCCGCCCCTCGGCGTAACGGTCGCCGGTGGTGCCGCGCCGCATCCTGCCTCGATGCGCACCCCTGA
- a CDS encoding AAA family ATPase, with translation MRLTHARVQHFKSITDSGDVAIDPAVTVLVGQNEAGKSAFLQALYKARAADGAGKYDREMDYPRIALNDYEETHGEDAAEVATLTYELSPEEVDAIHDALGVSVLTQRTFTITHNYENGATISLTADEAAFARHLVDAAGLPAEAAAPLRSAASAKALLATLGAATRTPEVEAFYQTLVARFGKMTGGWRGAGYEVWTKHLQPKIPGFLYFDEYRLLPGRKNLPELKQRVAQAAGNPAVLTDQDRAVLGLLRMAKVDLDELLKATTYEAIIAKLEAFSNKVTDRVFRYWKQNDQLEVRIDVRTAPGEPPPFNSGPNLDIRIYNRRHRVTVGFDQRSRGFIWFFSFLVWFDSVRQQIGTKTPLILLLDEPGLSLHALAQEDFLRYIDDLAKHHQTVYTTHSPFMVHSDRLHQVRLVEDRKELGTQVTATLTGSDPKTVFPLQAALGYTIAQNLFITKRNLLVEGPADLIYLRQASAALEAEGRTGLRPDVTIVPTGGLDNVATFIALLGGSKLEMVVLHDLSNKPHQRIEQLKQDKTIREKFVLNYGMFRSAAGAAKGARAAGGAQAPAGAGDGAIPSTDVEDLFAPAMYLELFNATFAKALDGTKPTEADLPPGERIVERLGRYAKDQGLQLGGKAKPGFNHYAVANHLAANPPKRWEKQTLDRFEALFKRVNALFAGDVEP, from the coding sequence ATGCGGCTAACGCACGCGCGGGTGCAGCACTTCAAGTCGATCACCGACAGCGGGGACGTGGCCATCGACCCGGCCGTGACGGTGCTCGTCGGGCAGAACGAGGCGGGCAAGTCGGCGTTCCTGCAGGCCCTGTACAAGGCGCGGGCGGCTGACGGCGCCGGGAAGTACGACCGGGAGATGGACTACCCGCGGATCGCGCTGAACGACTACGAGGAGACGCACGGCGAAGACGCAGCGGAGGTGGCCACGCTCACGTACGAGCTGAGCCCTGAGGAGGTCGACGCGATCCACGATGCCCTCGGCGTGTCCGTGCTGACGCAGCGCACCTTCACCATCACGCACAACTACGAGAACGGCGCCACTATCAGCCTCACCGCGGATGAGGCGGCGTTCGCGCGGCACCTGGTGGACGCGGCCGGTCTGCCGGCGGAGGCGGCCGCGCCCCTTCGGTCGGCGGCGTCCGCGAAGGCCCTCCTCGCCACGCTCGGCGCGGCGACGCGGACGCCCGAGGTCGAGGCGTTCTACCAGACGCTCGTGGCGCGCTTCGGCAAGATGACGGGCGGCTGGCGCGGCGCCGGCTACGAGGTCTGGACCAAGCACCTCCAGCCGAAAATCCCGGGGTTCTTGTACTTCGACGAGTACCGGCTGCTGCCCGGACGCAAGAACCTGCCCGAGCTGAAGCAGCGGGTCGCCCAGGCCGCGGGCAACCCGGCCGTGCTCACGGACCAGGACCGCGCGGTGCTCGGCCTGCTCCGGATGGCGAAGGTGGACCTCGATGAGCTCCTCAAGGCGACCACGTATGAGGCGATCATCGCGAAGCTGGAGGCGTTCTCGAACAAGGTCACCGACCGCGTCTTCCGGTACTGGAAGCAGAACGACCAGCTCGAGGTCCGCATCGACGTGCGCACGGCGCCCGGCGAGCCGCCGCCGTTCAACAGCGGTCCGAACCTCGACATCCGCATCTACAACCGGCGGCACCGCGTGACCGTCGGGTTCGACCAGCGGAGCCGCGGCTTCATCTGGTTCTTCAGCTTCCTCGTGTGGTTCGACAGCGTGCGGCAGCAGATCGGGACGAAGACGCCGCTGATCCTCCTGCTGGACGAGCCGGGGCTGAGCCTGCACGCGCTCGCCCAGGAGGACTTCCTCCGCTACATCGACGACCTGGCGAAGCACCACCAGACGGTGTACACGACGCACTCGCCGTTCATGGTGCACAGCGACCGGCTGCACCAGGTGCGCCTCGTCGAGGACCGGAAGGAGCTGGGGACGCAGGTCACCGCCACGCTGACCGGATCGGACCCCAAGACCGTGTTCCCGCTGCAGGCCGCGCTCGGGTACACCATCGCCCAGAACCTCTTCATCACCAAGCGCAACCTGCTGGTCGAGGGGCCGGCCGACCTGATCTACCTCCGGCAGGCCTCCGCCGCGCTCGAGGCGGAGGGCAGGACCGGGCTCCGGCCCGACGTGACCATCGTGCCCACGGGTGGGCTCGATAACGTGGCCACGTTCATCGCGCTCTTGGGGGGGAGTAAGCTCGAGATGGTCGTCCTCCACGACCTGAGCAACAAGCCGCACCAGCGGATCGAGCAGCTGAAGCAGGACAAGACGATCCGCGAGAAGTTCGTGCTCAACTACGGGATGTTCCGGTCGGCGGCCGGCGCGGCCAAGGGGGCGAGGGCCGCCGGCGGCGCCCAAGCGCCGGCGGGGGCCGGCGACGGCGCGATCCCGAGCACCGACGTCGAAGACCTGTTCGCGCCGGCGATGTACCTCGAGCTGTTCAACGCGACGTTCGCGAAGGCCCTCGACGGGACCAAGCCGACCGAGGCGGACCTGCCCCCGGGCGAGCGCATCGTGGAGCGCCTCGGCCGCTACGCGAAGGACCAGGGGCTCCAGCTCGGGGGCAAGGCGAAGCCGGGGTTCAACCACTACGCCGTCGCGAACCACCTGGCGGCCAATCCGCCGAAGCGGTGGGAGAAGCAGACGCTCGACCGTTTCGAGGCGCTGTTCAAGCGGGTGAACGCCCTCTTCGCGGGGGACGTGGAGCCCTAG
- a CDS encoding ATP-binding protein yields MTNASTTPRPRGPNRVLGPQTGLAEADEIELKESVIDDALEDVCAFANTAGGTVYLGVAKDGRVVVGYDVSDERQRVVGQKVRSALQIDVGISVCTVEGHAYLAVRVDRKKKPVYLRQVYYHRVGTETVAVTDTAELTSMLLVRTGRTWDALSADVALADAVDRARLSEFVRNAQTRENPRLSAEVTDGHPVEHVLNHIADGLAVDGEASNAAVLLFGREPQRVVPHARVKVIEFRSTDDLTEYPECVGTVFEQIDEALRTVMRANPPHVGFPAAGAGGDVAERTRRQETPVYAELAIKEAIANAVVHRDYAVPGAEVEIKMFADRLVIMNPGALPAGITVGMLRLNPHPSLRRNPLIAQAGYIDYYVERYGTGTVRMIERCRAARLPEPIFEVQGGFFSVTFFKDPLRPEHLERLGLNARQVLAGSYVRQTGRIDNATYATLVGGTLPTRARDLEDLVARGLLRKVGTRGPGVHWVAAPVGGGVGGVA; encoded by the coding sequence ATGACCAACGCATCCACGACGCCCCGGCCGCGCGGGCCGAACCGCGTCCTCGGCCCGCAGACCGGCCTCGCCGAGGCCGACGAGATCGAGCTGAAGGAGAGCGTCATCGACGACGCGCTCGAGGACGTGTGCGCGTTCGCCAACACCGCCGGCGGAACCGTCTACCTCGGGGTCGCGAAGGACGGGCGCGTCGTCGTCGGGTACGACGTGTCGGACGAGCGCCAGCGCGTCGTCGGCCAGAAGGTGCGCAGCGCGTTGCAGATCGACGTCGGGATCAGCGTGTGCACCGTCGAGGGGCACGCGTATCTCGCGGTCCGCGTCGACCGCAAGAAGAAGCCGGTCTACCTGCGGCAGGTCTACTACCACCGCGTCGGGACCGAGACGGTGGCGGTGACCGACACGGCGGAGCTCACCAGCATGCTCCTCGTGAGAACGGGGCGCACGTGGGACGCCCTCTCGGCGGACGTCGCGCTGGCCGACGCCGTGGACCGGGCGCGGCTCAGCGAGTTCGTCCGGAACGCGCAGACGCGTGAGAATCCGCGGCTCTCTGCGGAGGTGACGGACGGCCACCCCGTGGAACACGTCCTCAACCACATCGCTGACGGGCTGGCAGTCGACGGCGAGGCGTCGAACGCGGCGGTGCTGCTCTTCGGGCGCGAGCCGCAGCGGGTCGTCCCGCACGCCCGGGTGAAGGTGATCGAGTTCCGCAGCACGGACGACCTGACCGAGTACCCGGAGTGCGTCGGGACGGTCTTCGAGCAGATCGACGAGGCGCTCCGCACGGTGATGCGCGCCAACCCGCCGCACGTCGGGTTCCCCGCGGCGGGCGCTGGCGGCGACGTCGCCGAGCGCACGCGTCGGCAGGAGACGCCGGTCTACGCGGAGCTGGCGATCAAGGAGGCCATCGCGAACGCGGTCGTGCACCGGGACTACGCCGTCCCCGGCGCCGAGGTGGAGATCAAGATGTTCGCCGACCGGCTCGTCATCATGAACCCGGGGGCGCTGCCGGCGGGGATCACCGTCGGCATGCTGCGCTTGAACCCGCACCCCTCGCTCCGGCGGAACCCGTTGATCGCGCAGGCGGGCTACATCGACTACTACGTCGAGCGCTACGGGACGGGCACGGTGCGGATGATCGAGCGGTGCCGCGCGGCCCGGTTGCCGGAGCCGATCTTCGAGGTCCAGGGCGGGTTCTTCTCCGTCACCTTCTTCAAGGACCCGCTCCGCCCCGAGCACCTGGAGCGTCTCGGCCTCAACGCCAGGCAGGTCCTCGCCGGGTCCTACGTGCGACAGACCGGCCGCATCGACAACGCGACGTACGCGACCCTGGTCGGGGGTACGCTGCCGACCCGCGCGCGCGACCTCGAAGACCTCGTCGCCCGAGGCCTCCTCCGGAAGGTGGGGACGAGAGGGCCGGGGGTCCACTGGGTCGCGGCCCCCGTAGGCGGGGGAGTCGGCGGGGTGGCGTAG
- a CDS encoding PAS domain-containing sensor histidine kinase, translating into MHGSAAPNRPGPEPGPETPAATSAADATHAAEHAAEHAAEHAAEHAAEHAAEHAAEHAAWVLERIADAHVTLDHAFRFTYVNAAAERALGKGRGQMLGRTHWEVFPASVDADAGRAYRRVVAEGVEQHLTQHYVGEGYDCHLEIDAYPTEAGGVAVFWRDVTTRVRAEHALRAAEARARAQARHLAVITENATLALFVMDERQRCTYMNPAAERLTGFMLDELQGKALHDYVHHTRPDGSHYPLSECPIDQAFPQNMREQGTETFVHKDGAFYEVAFTASPIREDGRTVGTVIEVRDVREERARERERERLLAAERAARAEAEAAHAQVQEQALELELANQALQDTAAELEMQAEELQATAAHLEEQTAAAERARQAAEAERARTTGVLETMGDAFFALDADFRIVEVNDAMARGTGLPRDELLGTVIWTLFPDAVGSAFERHYRTVAADRVAAHFTHDYSDGRLDLVVDVDAYPGPDGGVVVFWRDVTARVRAERALRESEARYRGLFTALDEGFCVLEVLFDEGGHPVDYRFLETNPAFVAQTGLADAEGRTVRELVPGIEQHWIDTYGRVALTGDSIRFQQGSDVMGRWFDVFAFRTGRPEERRVALLFTDVTASRRAAQERAQLAAALEVERARLADVFRRAPSFLAVLRGRDYVFELANDAYYQLVGHRDILGKPVWEALPEVRGQGFEALLDGVIATGEPFIGREVPLLVARTPGAPPEERFVDLSYLPLLESDGPGAAPRPTGIIAHGSDVTAHVQARREVERLLAESERARADAERAREETAGILRAAGDGILGVDAHGRTTFVNPSAERLLGWTAEELVGRPQHALLHHTRADGTPYPAGECALYRAVRDGAGGRVEDEVFWRKDGTSIPVEYTMTPLREQGVVTGAVVTFRDVSERRAAEAERRRLLAEAEAARQRAERAGREAEEANQAKSGFLATMSHELRTPINAMLGYTQLLDLGIAGPLTEQQRGYLERLAASSQHLLGLVNDVLDLSRIEAGETRVAHQDAWTGAPTQTALDLVRPQAEAKGVRLVDARPSPQGLPFVGDEDRVRQILVNLLGNAVKFTPAGGTVTASCGTATETPPEAGHLHGAGPWAYVRVTDTGVGIPAEEQGRVFEPFHQVDGGHTRKQGGTGLGLAISRRLARLMGGDLTLESTAGEGSVFTVWLPAAERAGGTQTESAAARGARAEHDLTRLETPGLGEIGELLRASVDEILVGYADRLRADPEIPHGREMRRIQLEDHAVSFCADLAQSLVIVGDAGPEAADLLKDGSAIQHTIADAHGARRGAQGWDEAAVRRDHQILREEVERAVRGRLKAGSADVEAAVAVLLRLLDRAEAISVAGWRRGAAGSRGGA; encoded by the coding sequence ATGCACGGCTCCGCCGCCCCCAACCGACCAGGTCCCGAACCGGGGCCGGAGACGCCCGCCGCCACCTCGGCGGCAGATGCCACCCACGCCGCGGAGCACGCCGCGGAGCACGCCGCGGAGCACGCCGCGGAGCACGCCGCGGAGCACGCCGCGGAGCACGCCGCGGAGCACGCCGCGTGGGTCCTCGAGCGCATCGCCGACGCGCACGTGACGCTCGACCACGCGTTCCGCTTCACGTACGTGAACGCGGCCGCCGAGCGGGCGCTCGGGAAGGGACGCGGCCAGATGCTCGGCCGGACGCACTGGGAGGTGTTCCCGGCATCGGTGGACGCCGACGCCGGGCGCGCGTACCGGCGCGTGGTGGCCGAGGGCGTCGAGCAACACCTCACGCAGCACTACGTCGGCGAGGGGTACGACTGCCACCTCGAGATCGACGCGTACCCGACCGAGGCCGGCGGGGTGGCCGTCTTCTGGCGCGACGTCACCACGCGCGTACGCGCCGAGCACGCGTTGCGCGCCGCCGAGGCGCGCGCCCGCGCGCAGGCGCGCCACCTCGCGGTGATCACCGAGAACGCGACGCTCGCCCTCTTCGTGATGGACGAGCGCCAGCGGTGCACGTACATGAACCCCGCGGCCGAACGGCTCACCGGCTTCATGCTCGACGAGCTGCAGGGCAAGGCGCTACACGACTACGTGCACCACACGCGGCCCGACGGGTCCCACTACCCGCTCTCCGAGTGCCCCATCGACCAGGCGTTCCCGCAGAACATGCGGGAACAGGGCACGGAGACCTTCGTCCACAAGGACGGCGCGTTCTACGAGGTCGCCTTCACCGCGAGCCCAATCCGCGAGGACGGCCGCACGGTGGGCACGGTCATCGAGGTGCGCGACGTCCGCGAGGAGCGCGCGCGCGAGCGGGAGCGCGAGCGGCTCCTGGCGGCCGAGCGGGCGGCCCGGGCCGAGGCGGAGGCGGCCCACGCGCAGGTGCAGGAGCAGGCGCTGGAGCTCGAGCTGGCGAACCAGGCGCTCCAGGACACCGCGGCCGAGCTCGAGATGCAGGCGGAGGAGCTGCAGGCGACGGCCGCGCACCTCGAGGAGCAGACGGCGGCGGCCGAACGCGCGCGGCAGGCCGCGGAGGCCGAGCGCGCGCGCACGACCGGCGTCCTCGAGACGATGGGCGACGCCTTTTTCGCGCTCGACGCCGACTTCCGCATCGTGGAGGTGAACGACGCCATGGCGCGGGGCACCGGGCTGCCCCGCGACGAGCTCCTCGGCACCGTCATCTGGACGCTCTTCCCGGACGCGGTCGGCTCCGCGTTCGAGCGCCACTACCGCACGGTCGCGGCCGACCGCGTGGCGGCGCACTTCACGCACGACTACTCGGACGGGCGGCTCGACCTCGTCGTCGATGTGGACGCCTACCCGGGGCCCGACGGCGGCGTCGTGGTGTTCTGGCGCGACGTGACCGCGCGCGTGCGCGCCGAAAGGGCGCTGCGCGAGAGCGAGGCCCGGTACCGCGGCCTGTTCACGGCGCTCGACGAGGGCTTCTGCGTCCTCGAGGTGCTGTTCGATGAGGGCGGGCACCCGGTCGACTACCGGTTCCTGGAGACGAACCCGGCGTTCGTCGCGCAGACCGGGCTCGCCGACGCCGAGGGGCGCACCGTCCGGGAGCTGGTGCCGGGAATCGAGCAGCACTGGATCGACACATACGGGCGCGTCGCCCTGACCGGCGATTCGATTCGGTTCCAGCAGGGCTCGGACGTGATGGGGCGCTGGTTCGACGTGTTCGCGTTCCGCACCGGCCGGCCGGAGGAACGCCGCGTCGCCCTCCTGTTCACCGACGTGACGGCGTCGCGGCGCGCCGCGCAGGAGCGCGCGCAGCTCGCGGCCGCCCTCGAGGTCGAGCGCGCGCGGCTCGCCGACGTGTTCCGGCGCGCACCCTCGTTCCTCGCCGTGCTGCGCGGCCGGGACTACGTGTTCGAGCTGGCGAACGACGCGTACTACCAGCTCGTCGGCCACCGCGACATCCTCGGCAAGCCGGTGTGGGAGGCGCTCCCGGAGGTGCGGGGGCAAGGGTTTGAGGCGCTGCTCGACGGCGTGATCGCCACGGGGGAGCCGTTCATCGGCCGGGAGGTCCCGCTGCTGGTCGCGCGCACGCCGGGCGCGCCGCCCGAGGAGCGCTTCGTCGACCTGAGCTACCTGCCGCTGCTCGAGAGCGACGGCCCGGGCGCGGCGCCGCGCCCTACGGGGATCATCGCGCACGGCAGCGACGTGACGGCGCACGTGCAGGCGCGGCGCGAGGTGGAGCGGCTGCTCGCCGAGAGCGAGCGCGCGCGGGCCGACGCCGAACGGGCGCGCGAGGAGACGGCGGGGATCCTCCGCGCCGCGGGCGACGGCATCCTCGGCGTCGACGCCCACGGGCGGACCACGTTCGTCAACCCGTCGGCGGAGCGGCTCCTCGGCTGGACGGCCGAGGAGTTGGTCGGGCGCCCGCAGCACGCGCTCCTCCACCACACCCGCGCCGACGGCACGCCGTACCCGGCGGGCGAGTGCGCCCTCTACCGCGCGGTGCGCGACGGCGCGGGGGGCCGCGTGGAGGACGAGGTGTTCTGGCGCAAGGACGGGACGAGCATCCCGGTCGAGTACACCATGACGCCCCTGCGGGAGCAGGGCGTCGTCACCGGGGCGGTCGTCACCTTCCGCGACGTTTCGGAGCGCCGGGCCGCGGAGGCCGAGCGGCGGCGGCTGCTCGCCGAGGCCGAGGCCGCACGCCAGCGGGCCGAACGGGCGGGCCGGGAGGCCGAGGAGGCAAACCAGGCGAAGAGCGGATTCCTCGCCACGATGAGCCACGAGCTGCGCACGCCGATCAACGCGATGCTCGGCTACACGCAGCTCCTCGACCTGGGGATTGCCGGCCCGCTCACCGAGCAGCAGCGGGGCTACCTCGAGCGCCTGGCCGCGAGCAGCCAGCACCTGCTCGGCCTCGTCAACGACGTGCTCGACCTCTCGCGCATCGAGGCCGGCGAGACGCGCGTCGCCCACCAGGACGCCTGGACGGGGGCGCCAACCCAGACGGCGCTCGATTTGGTGCGCCCGCAGGCGGAGGCGAAGGGCGTGCGCCTCGTCGACGCGCGCCCCTCGCCGCAGGGCCTCCCCTTCGTGGGCGACGAGGACCGGGTGCGGCAGATCCTCGTCAACCTGCTCGGGAACGCCGTGAAGTTCACCCCCGCCGGCGGGACGGTGACGGCGAGCTGCGGCACGGCGACCGAGACGCCGCCCGAGGCCGGGCACCTCCACGGCGCGGGCCCGTGGGCCTACGTGCGGGTGACGGACACCGGCGTCGGCATCCCGGCCGAGGAGCAGGGCCGGGTCTTCGAGCCGTTTCACCAGGTCGACGGGGGCCACACGCGGAAGCAGGGGGGAACGGGGCTCGGTCTGGCCATCAGCCGTCGGCTCGCGCGCCTGATGGGCGGCGATCTCACGCTCGAGAGCACGGCGGGCGAGGGGTCGGTCTTCACCGTGTGGCTCCCGGCGGCCGAGCGCGCGGGCGGGACGCAGACGGAGAGCGCCGCCGCGCGCGGGGCGCGCGCGGAGCACGACCTCACGCGCCTCGAGACGCCGGGGCTGGGCGAGATCGGCGAGCTGCTGCGCGCCTCGGTCGACGAGATCCTCGTCGGCTACGCCGACCGGCTGCGGGCCGACCCCGAGATCCCGCACGGGCGCGAGATGCGCCGCATCCAGCTCGAGGACCACGCCGTGAGCTTCTGCGCGGACCTGGCGCAGAGCCTTGTGATCGTGGGCGACGCCGGGCCTGAGGCGGCGGACCTGCTCAAGGACGGCAGCGCGATCCAGCACACCATCGCCGACGCCCACGGCGCGCGGCGCGGGGCCCAGGGCTGGGACGAGGCGGCCGTGCGGCGCGACCACCAGATCCTCCGCGAGGAGGTCGAGCGCGCCGTGCGGGGCCGGCTGAAGGCTGGGAGCGCGGACGTGGAGGCCGCCGTCGCCGTCCTGCTGCGGCTCCTCGACCGGGCGGAGGCGATCAGCGTCGCCGGGTGGCGGCGGGGCGCGGCCGGCTCGCGGGGCGGCGCGTGA
- a CDS encoding sensor histidine kinase — protein MPDLSTPCPLAPALAARIRGAREELTHRWLERISARVSLDPNRIFPTDDLLDHMPLLLDGIAAYIENPARELPADAPVVAKAMELGAMRHAQGFDEYEILKEFQLLGGVVFAFLVREVRTMDEPCAKDELLVCGHRLFRAIAVIQEASVAHYLQHMRAKLSEREARLRGFNRALTHEIKNQLGAVLGAAELMDLEGLGEAARAPLVGIVRRNALAMRRTLDNLVELASIDGDARQQRRILLPQAVAEAVRQLRDAAHAAGVDVRIGDLPDAEVPAAVVELAVTNYVSNAIKYAGPRLPTEPGAAPASPEAPPGDAPAHDEPAWWVEIRGYTTEPGTGGRAETVVEVCDNGLGVPEAQRGQLFARGFRAHAETVTGVEGTGLGLSIVKDAVEAVGGRVWATFPRAGGSCFVFALPARRAGDEVLQDATSGPPAAAAGAPVPGRGSP, from the coding sequence ATGCCTGACCTGTCGACTCCGTGCCCGCTCGCCCCCGCGCTGGCCGCCCGGATCCGCGGGGCGCGCGAGGAGCTCACGCACCGCTGGCTCGAGCGCATCAGCGCGCGCGTCAGCCTCGACCCGAACCGCATCTTCCCCACCGACGACCTGCTCGACCACATGCCGCTCCTGCTCGACGGGATCGCGGCCTACATCGAGAACCCGGCGCGCGAGCTGCCGGCCGACGCCCCCGTGGTGGCGAAGGCGATGGAGCTCGGCGCCATGCGCCACGCGCAGGGGTTCGACGAGTACGAGATCCTGAAGGAGTTTCAGCTCCTGGGCGGCGTCGTCTTCGCCTTCCTCGTGCGCGAGGTGCGGACGATGGACGAGCCGTGCGCGAAGGACGAGCTGCTCGTCTGCGGCCACCGGCTCTTCCGCGCCATCGCCGTCATCCAGGAGGCGAGCGTCGCGCACTACCTCCAGCACATGCGGGCGAAGCTCTCCGAGCGCGAGGCGCGCCTGCGGGGCTTCAACCGCGCACTCACGCACGAGATCAAGAACCAGCTCGGCGCGGTTCTGGGCGCCGCGGAGCTGATGGACCTCGAGGGGCTCGGCGAGGCCGCGCGCGCGCCGCTCGTCGGGATCGTCCGGCGCAACGCGCTCGCCATGCGGCGCACGCTCGACAACCTGGTCGAGCTGGCGAGCATCGACGGCGACGCGCGCCAGCAGCGCCGCATCCTGCTGCCGCAGGCGGTGGCCGAGGCCGTCCGCCAGCTCCGGGACGCGGCCCACGCCGCCGGCGTCGACGTGCGGATCGGGGACCTGCCGGACGCCGAGGTGCCGGCGGCCGTGGTCGAGCTGGCGGTCACCAACTACGTGTCGAACGCGATCAAGTACGCCGGCCCGCGTCTACCGACCGAGCCGGGCGCAGCGCCCGCCTCGCCTGAGGCGCCGCCGGGGGACGCGCCGGCGCACGACGAGCCCGCGTGGTGGGTCGAGATCCGGGGGTACACGACCGAGCCGGGAACCGGCGGGCGGGCCGAGACCGTCGTCGAGGTCTGCGACAACGGCCTCGGCGTACCTGAGGCGCAGCGCGGGCAGCTCTTCGCCCGCGGCTTCCGGGCGCACGCCGAGACGGTGACCGGCGTGGAGGGGACGGGACTAGGCTTGAGCATCGTGAAGGACGCCGTCGAGGCCGTGGGCGGGCGCGTGTGGGCGACCTTCCCGCGGGCCGGCGGGTCGTGCTTCGTCTTCGCCCTTCCGGCCCGCCGGGCTGGGGACGAGGTCCTACAGGACGCGACCAGTGGCCCCCCTGCCGCCGCGGCGGGAGCCCCGGTACCCGGCAGAGGCTCCCCTTAG
- a CDS encoding response regulator, which produces MTGGATGGATGGMPGGPAAELRPTVLLVEDNADNREIYATYLTYVGYAVLTAEDAEEGLALARARQPDLIVMDVGLPGMDGNAATRLLKADPALRHIPVVVLTAHVHHEDRERSLEAGCDHFLTKPLEPRELGAALRRILADGGDGRAGRSGTGSGGGAAHA; this is translated from the coding sequence GTGACGGGCGGCGCGACGGGCGGCGCGACGGGCGGCATGCCGGGCGGCCCAGCAGCCGAACTGCGCCCGACGGTCCTCCTCGTCGAGGACAACGCGGACAACCGGGAGATCTACGCGACGTACCTCACGTACGTCGGCTACGCCGTGCTCACGGCGGAGGACGCGGAGGAGGGGCTGGCGCTCGCGCGGGCGCGGCAGCCCGACCTGATCGTGATGGACGTGGGGCTGCCCGGGATGGACGGCAACGCGGCCACCCGCCTCCTCAAGGCCGACCCCGCGCTCCGGCACATTCCGGTCGTCGTGCTCACCGCGCACGTGCACCACGAGGATCGGGAGCGGTCGCTTGAGGCCGGGTGCGACCACTTCCTCACGAAGCCGCTGGAGCCGCGGGAGCTCGGCGCCGCACTGCGGCGCATCCTCGCCGACGGCGGCGACGGCCGGGCTGGCCGCAGCGGGACCGGGTCGGGCGGGGGGGCGGCGCATGCCTGA
- a CDS encoding DUF3800 domain-containing protein — MPSSPDTAPDTAPDTAPTAAPAAPAQTPPRRRRLRVPPLFVYGDESGTMSESYFLLGVLMVRDRDRHVEAIRAWRDELGYRSQMAYSKTDRRKVPLCERALDHFVADDDMEFQAMLIPTAQYDLRHYRSSPPPAGAAAGATPGPPLAGRSAAVTSYNYRYKQLLLHSLPRRERAVVLLDERSRAEHDNLTEYITREVPGVRETQLVDSAQHDLIQLTDLLTGSVFGDVTNVQQPVKRRLIDHLKGKLGVRSLTDQRLALARKYRVHVWEPPATRAPGPALGRPGTP; from the coding sequence GTGCCCTCCTCGCCCGACACCGCGCCCGACACCGCGCCCGACACCGCGCCCACGGCAGCGCCTGCGGCTCCCGCCCAGACGCCCCCGCGCCGACGCCGGCTCCGCGTTCCGCCACTGTTCGTCTACGGTGACGAGAGCGGCACGATGAGCGAGTCGTACTTCCTGCTCGGCGTCTTGATGGTGCGGGACCGGGACCGCCACGTCGAGGCGATCCGCGCGTGGCGGGACGAGCTCGGGTACCGCTCGCAGATGGCGTACTCCAAGACGGACCGGCGCAAGGTCCCGCTCTGCGAACGCGCGCTGGACCACTTCGTGGCGGACGACGACATGGAGTTCCAGGCGATGCTGATCCCGACCGCCCAGTACGACCTCCGGCACTACCGTTCGTCGCCCCCTCCGGCGGGCGCCGCGGCGGGCGCCACCCCCGGTCCGCCGCTCGCGGGCCGGAGCGCGGCCGTCACGTCCTACAACTACCGCTACAAGCAGCTGCTGCTCCACAGCCTACCGCGGCGCGAGCGCGCCGTCGTGCTGCTCGACGAACGCTCCCGTGCGGAACACGACAACCTGACGGAGTACATCACGCGTGAGGTCCCGGGCGTCCGCGAGACCCAGCTCGTGGACTCCGCGCAGCACGATCTCATCCAGCTCACGGATCTCCTGACCGGGAGCGTCTTCGGGGACGTCACGAACGTTCAGCAGCCCGTCAAGCGGCGGCTCATCGACCACCTGAAGGGGAAGCTCGGGGTTCGGTCGCTCACCGATCAGCGGCTGGCGCTGGCGCGTAAGTACCGCGTGCACGTCTGGGAGCCGCCGGCCACACGCGCGCCGGGGCCGGCGCTCGGGCGCCCAGGGACGCCATGA